DNA sequence from the Bacteroidales bacterium genome:
ATGTTTCTGGGTATCCTTTTCCTTTTTTATGAGAAAACGGCACGCAGTCCTCTTATTGAGACCAGTTTGTTATTCAGAAACCGCACTTTTGCCTTTTCCAATCTTGCTGCGCTTATTAACTACAGTGCTACCTCGGCGATTGTATTTCTGTTGAGTCTTTATCTTCAGTACATTAAACATCTGGGGCCCCGTGAATCCGGGTTGATCATCCTGACCCAGCCGGTGCTGATGGCACTGCTTTCTCCCCTAACAGGAAGGTTATCTGATCATATTGAACCAAGGATCGTTGCATCAGCCGGAATGGCCCTTTGCACAACCGGACTTTTCATTCTTGCCGGATTAAAAGCCGCAACGTCCGTTGAGTGGCTCCTGTTTGCCCTGGTGGTGCTCGGAATCGGTTTTGCCCTGTTTTCATCGCCGAATACCAATGCCATCATGGGATCGGTCTCAAGGGAATACCTTGGAGTTGCCTCGGCCATGGTTGGTACTATGCGGCTAACAGGACAAATGATGAGCATGGGGATAGCCATGCTGGTTCTTTCTGTTTTCATCGGGAAAAACCCGATTAATCCTTCCAACCAGGATGCATTTCTTCATGCCAGCCGTGTATTGTTCCTCTCTTTTTCGGCGTTGAGCCTGCTGGGTGTTTTTGCTTCCCTGGCAAGGGGCAGAAACAATACAATCAAATAACTAATTTAAATTTGCTTTGGTTTTAATAAATCAATAAATTTGATAGATCGTCCTGAAGGCAGAAGGAACTGAATGGTGCACAATGTTTTTGTTTTATCACGTTTAAGTAAACGCATAGCCTGCAATAGGTTCTCAAATTCCATTGTTTCTATTGCAACGGGTATTGCATTGTTGTTTTTTTGGCTTCCTGACTGGAATTGTGAAGCCTCTCTGCCCCAGAAACCAGATAAAATTGTTGTCGCAACAGATGATAATTATCCTCCCTTTATTTTCAGGGATGAGGAGGGGAAGTTGAACGGTATTCTCATTGATGAGTGGAATTTGTGGAGCAAGAAAACAGGGATTAAGGTGGAATGGATTGCCACCGACTGGAACAAGGCCCAGAGCCTTATGCTGGAAGGGAAGGCTGATGTTCTCGAAACCGTATTTTTTACAGAAGAACGGGCAAAAAAATTAACCTTTTCAAAACCGTATGTGCAGATCCGCGTGCCGGTTTATTTTCACCGGAGCCTCAGCGGTATTTCTGATTTCAAAACCTTACGGGGATTTACCATAGGAGCGAAAGCGGGGGATGCAAGCATTGAGGTACTGCGAAAAAACGGGATCAACACGATTGTTGAATATCCCAGTTATGAAGCTATTATCAATGATGCATCAGCAGGGAATCTGAAAGTATTCACAATTGACGAACCACCAGCCCTGTACCTGCTTTACAAGAAGAATCTCGATCGTGAATTCAGGCAATCGCTCAACCTGTATACCGGTGCATTTCACAGGGCCGTGCTGAAAGGAAGGGAAGACATTCTTAGCCTGGTAGAAGAGGGTTTTGGAAAAATAACCGATTCCGAAAGGAAAGCGGTTGAGAACCGCTGGCTTGGCGAACCCCTTATAAACCCCAGATACTATCAGATAGCCCTTGTTATTCTGATCTCAGTAGTTGCTATAATCCTTACATTGGTAATATTTAGCCTCATACTGAGGAACCAGATACAGAAAAAAACCAGTGAACTGGAAAAGGCGTTTTCCGATCTCCGACGCAGTGAGGAACAATACCGTACAGCGGTTCAGGCTACACAGGACGGATTGTTTGAGATAAATTTTCCGGAAGGTGCCGTTTCTGTCAGTCCCGGATTTTATGAGATTTTCTCTCTTTCCACAAAGCATGACCCTCTGAGAATGGATGAATGGCTTGGTTTCTTTTCTGAACCGGCAAGGAAAGAAATAATGACAGTGTTGGAAAAATGCTTTAACGGAGACGATTCGTTTCACACTGAACTATCTATTGAAGGATTATCCGGAGAATACCGATGGATTCTTATGAGAGGGAAAGTTGTTGAACGGAGTGATTCCGGGAAAATTATCCGTATTGCCGGAGCTTTTACCGACATTGATGTTCTGAAAAAAACGGAGGAACAGTTACGGAAGGCTGAAGCCCGCTGGAAATTTGCCATTGAAGGAACCGAACAGGGATTATGGGACTGGGACCTTTCTACAGGAAAAATATTTTTTTCGAGGCAATGGAAAACTATGCTGGGGTATGAAGAGGATGAGATTGGAAACACCCTGTCGGAATGGGAAAAAAGAGTTCACCCCGATGATCTGGATAAAGCATTG
Encoded proteins:
- a CDS encoding MFS transporter, which produces MNREQRTVLVISAIGAFLTPFLLSSVNIALPAIARDLRMNTMVMSWISSSFLLSAAVFLLPAGKLADIFGRKQIFLLGIIIFTLATLVAGMSVNAVMLILSRIGQGIGSTMVAATGTAMITSVFPAGKRGRALGLNVSGVYIGLSAGPFIGGFLTEHLGWRSIFWAGIPVGLLVIFLVLVYLKSEWKSDLPAAFDWTGSLFYAVSLVLIMTGLPKLKEGWGIAAVAAGMFLGILFLFYEKTARSPLIETSLLFRNRTFAFSNLAALINYSATSAIVFLLSLYLQYIKHLGPRESGLIILTQPVLMALLSPLTGRLSDHIEPRIVASAGMALCTTGLFILAGLKAATSVEWLLFALVVLGIGFALFSSPNTNAIMGSVSREYLGVASAMVGTMRLTGQMMSMGIAMLVLSVFIGKNPINPSNQDAFLHASRVLFLSFSALSLLGVFASLARGRNNTIK
- a CDS encoding PAS domain-containing protein, encoding MLFFWLPDWNCEASLPQKPDKIVVATDDNYPPFIFRDEEGKLNGILIDEWNLWSKKTGIKVEWIATDWNKAQSLMLEGKADVLETVFFTEERAKKLTFSKPYVQIRVPVYFHRSLSGISDFKTLRGFTIGAKAGDASIEVLRKNGINTIVEYPSYEAIINDASAGNLKVFTIDEPPALYLLYKKNLDREFRQSLNLYTGAFHRAVLKGREDILSLVEEGFGKITDSERKAVENRWLGEPLINPRYYQIALVILISVVAIILTLVIFSLILRNQIQKKTSELEKAFSDLRRSEEQYRTAVQATQDGLFEINFPEGAVSVSPGFYEIFSLSTKHDPLRMDEWLGFFSEPARKEIMTVLEKCFNGDDSFHTELSIEGLSGEYRWILMRGKVVERSDSGKIIRIAGAFTDIDVLKKTEEQLRKAEARWKFAIEGTEQGLWDWDLSTGKIFFSRQWKTMLGYEEDEIGNTLSEWEKRVHPDDLDKALKDVERHLKGETEMYLNEHRLQCKDGSYKWILDRGKVIEYDSSGNPVRMIGTHTDISERIEKERLLQEKEAIYRFLFEHNPAPMLIYEKGTLQMLAVNEAFVRNYGYQPDEISGMRLTDLYPEEEKEPMQKLAERLKGYAFAGEWHHRKKDGTLITILAHSHDLLFEGRSARVAVITDITYLKKIEQELTNARIRAEESDRLKTAFLANMSHEIRTPMNGIIGFCELLNDPEITPSKQREYISIIRNSSYRLLGIINDIIDISKIEAGQVVIRKEKVELVALLEEAVRFFENEAKKKNLVLRSNYSPLTKKLFVVADRTKLYQVISNLLKNAIKFTTEGSIEAGFEEKNNEIVVFVKDTGIGIDREDRERIFERFRQGENTRINHYEGAGLGLSISKAFVEMMDGRIWVESEKGKGTTFYFTLPKFES